The following are encoded together in the Thermomonas brevis genome:
- the purH gene encoding bifunctional phosphoribosylaminoimidazolecarboxamide formyltransferase/IMP cyclohydrolase, protein MSADFLSGAPVTVRRALLSVSDKTGLIDLAKALAAHGVELLSTGGTAKALRDAGLAVKDVSDVTGFPEMMDGRVKTLHPKVHGGLLGRAGIDDAVMAEHGIGAIDLLVLNLYPFARVAANPDSSFEDVIENIDIGGPAMLRSAAKNFARVAVATAPAQYAGIVEELNAHDGALSAKTRWQLAVAAFNDVAHYDASISSHLSSLGDDGAQALFPAQANGNFVKVMDLRYGENPHQQAAFYRDLWPAPGSLATFTQLQGKELSYNNIADSDAAWECVRQFDAPACVIVKHANPCGVAVGAGCADAYEAAYATDTTSAFGGIIAFNTRLDGATCKTILDRQFVEVLIAPDYDEEALAYAKKKVNVRVLRIPLAPPSKFFIDTKRVNSGLLMQTADDRVVTRDELKVVTKLAPTDAQFNDLLFAWKVAKFVKSNAIVYAKDNRTIGVGAGQMSRVYSARIAGIKAQDAGLQVEGSVMASDAFFPFRDGIDAAAEAGIKAVIQPGGSMRDAEVIAAADEHGIAMVFTGVRHFRH, encoded by the coding sequence ATGTCCGCCGACTTCCTTTCCGGCGCGCCGGTGACCGTCCGCCGCGCCCTGCTCTCCGTTTCCGACAAGACCGGCCTGATCGACCTCGCGAAGGCCCTGGCCGCGCACGGCGTCGAACTGCTCTCCACCGGCGGCACCGCGAAAGCGCTGCGCGACGCCGGCCTGGCGGTGAAGGACGTGTCCGACGTCACCGGTTTTCCCGAGATGATGGACGGCCGCGTGAAGACCCTGCATCCGAAGGTGCACGGCGGCCTGCTCGGCCGCGCCGGCATCGACGACGCGGTGATGGCCGAACACGGCATCGGCGCGATCGACCTGCTGGTGCTGAACCTGTATCCGTTCGCGCGGGTGGCGGCGAACCCGGACAGCAGCTTCGAGGACGTGATCGAGAACATCGACATCGGCGGCCCGGCGATGCTGCGCAGCGCGGCCAAGAACTTCGCCCGCGTCGCCGTCGCCACCGCGCCGGCGCAGTATGCCGGCATCGTCGAAGAATTGAACGCCCACGATGGCGCGCTGTCGGCGAAGACCCGCTGGCAGCTCGCGGTCGCCGCGTTCAACGACGTCGCCCATTACGACGCCAGCATCAGCAGCCACCTGTCCTCGCTCGGCGACGACGGCGCGCAGGCGCTGTTCCCGGCGCAGGCCAACGGCAATTTCGTGAAGGTGATGGATCTGCGCTACGGCGAAAACCCGCATCAGCAGGCCGCGTTCTACCGCGACCTGTGGCCCGCGCCGGGTTCGCTGGCGACGTTCACCCAGTTGCAGGGCAAGGAGCTGAGTTACAACAACATCGCCGACAGCGACGCGGCCTGGGAATGCGTGCGCCAGTTCGATGCGCCGGCCTGCGTGATCGTCAAGCACGCCAATCCCTGCGGCGTGGCGGTCGGCGCGGGCTGCGCCGACGCCTACGAGGCGGCCTACGCCACCGACACGACCTCCGCCTTCGGCGGCATCATCGCCTTCAACACCAGGCTGGATGGCGCGACCTGCAAGACCATCCTGGACCGCCAGTTCGTCGAAGTGCTGATCGCGCCGGACTACGACGAGGAGGCGCTGGCCTACGCGAAGAAGAAGGTCAACGTGCGCGTGCTGCGCATTCCGCTGGCGCCGCCATCGAAGTTCTTCATCGACACCAAACGCGTCAATTCCGGCCTGCTGATGCAGACCGCCGACGATCGCGTGGTGACGCGCGACGAGCTGAAGGTGGTGACCAAGCTGGCTCCGACCGACGCGCAGTTCAATGATCTGCTGTTCGCCTGGAAGGTCGCCAAGTTCGTGAAGTCCAACGCCATCGTCTATGCGAAGGACAACCGCACGATTGGTGTTGGCGCCGGCCAGATGAGCCGCGTGTACTCGGCGCGCATCGCCGGCATCAAGGCGCAGGACGCCGGATTGCAAGTGGAAGGTTCGGTGATGGCGTCCGACGCCTTCTTCCCGTTCCGCGACGGCATCGACGCGGCGGCGGAAGCCGGCATCAAGGCGGTGATCCAGCCCGGCGGCTCGATGCGCGACGCGGAAGTGATCGCGGCGGCGGACGAGCACGGCATCGCGATGGTGTTCACCGGCGTCCGCCACTTCCGCCACTGA
- the prmA gene encoding 50S ribosomal protein L11 methyltransferase, whose amino-acid sequence MPYLQLSAPCTEALQPRLERALEDVGALAVTLQDAHLDAADEQAIFEPGVGEVPLWDEMTLTALFDADTDALLLLAALEAFDPELDWSKARFEKVEDQDWERAWLDTFQPMRFGARTWIVPWNHDLPAEADTPDAAIVRLDPGLAFGSGTHPTTALCLRWLDELATAGDLRGKAVLDFGCGSGILALVALKLGAARAVGVDNDPQAIIATRDNAQRNGVAIDAHLPQEEPAATYPVVVANILASALDALAETLAARTAPGGRIAMSGILAGQEDELLQRFAPWFDALRATREDDWMRIDGVRNATAVAG is encoded by the coding sequence CGCTGGCGGTGACCTTGCAGGACGCGCACCTCGACGCCGCCGACGAGCAGGCGATCTTCGAACCCGGCGTCGGCGAAGTGCCGCTGTGGGACGAAATGACGCTGACCGCGCTGTTCGACGCCGACACCGACGCGCTGCTGCTGCTCGCCGCGCTTGAGGCGTTCGATCCGGAGCTGGACTGGAGCAAGGCCCGCTTCGAGAAGGTCGAAGACCAGGATTGGGAACGCGCGTGGCTGGATACCTTCCAGCCGATGCGCTTCGGCGCGCGCACCTGGATCGTGCCGTGGAACCACGACCTCCCGGCCGAGGCGGACACGCCCGACGCCGCCATCGTCCGCCTCGATCCGGGGCTGGCGTTCGGCTCCGGCACCCATCCCACCACCGCGCTGTGCCTGCGCTGGCTGGACGAGCTGGCGACCGCCGGTGACCTCCGCGGCAAGGCCGTGCTCGACTTCGGCTGCGGCAGCGGCATCCTCGCGCTGGTCGCGCTGAAGCTGGGCGCGGCGCGCGCGGTCGGCGTGGACAACGATCCGCAGGCCATCATCGCCACCCGCGACAACGCGCAGCGCAACGGCGTCGCCATCGACGCGCACCTGCCGCAGGAAGAACCGGCGGCGACGTATCCCGTCGTGGTCGCCAACATCCTCGCCTCGGCGCTGGACGCGCTGGCGGAAACGCTGGCGGCGCGCACCGCGCCCGGTGGACGCATCGCGATGTCCGGCATCCTGGCCGGGCAGGAAGACGAACTGCTGCAACGCTTCGCGCCCTGGTTCGATGCGCTGCGCGCGACGCGCGAAGACGACTGGATGCGCATCGATGGCGTGCGCAACGCGACCGCGGTGGCCGGATGA
- a CDS encoding GNAT family N-acetyltransferase: MWIRAETVADHDAIHRLTAAAFASAKHASGTEARIVDALRDAGALSLSLVADIDGRVAGHVALSPVTLDDGSTGWYGLGPVAVDPRDQGRGVGSALIRAALAELSALRAAGCVVLGDPAYYTRFGFRRHTSLRYPGAPAEYFMALSADAAFPSADVAYHPAFSVA, encoded by the coding sequence ATGTGGATTCGTGCCGAAACCGTTGCCGACCATGACGCGATCCATCGCTTGACCGCGGCGGCGTTCGCCAGCGCGAAGCACGCTTCGGGCACGGAGGCGCGCATTGTCGATGCACTGCGCGACGCAGGCGCATTGAGCCTGTCGCTGGTGGCCGACATCGACGGGCGCGTCGCCGGCCACGTCGCGCTGTCGCCGGTGACATTGGACGACGGTTCCACCGGCTGGTACGGGCTGGGCCCGGTCGCCGTCGATCCACGCGACCAGGGACGCGGCGTGGGCAGCGCGCTGATCCGTGCAGCGCTGGCGGAACTTTCCGCGCTGCGCGCAGCCGGCTGCGTGGTGCTTGGCGACCCCGCGTACTACACGCGCTTCGGCTTCCGCCGGCACACCTCGCTGCGCTACCCCGGCGCGCCGGCCGAATACTTCATGGCACTGTCGGCGGACGCGGCGTTTCCGTCCGCCGATGTCGCCTACCACCCTGCCTTCTCGGTCGCCTGA
- a CDS encoding DUF3426 domain-containing protein, whose translation MSRTPSFAASAARAPSRRRGEGFAAAALALALLAQLGWLQHDRLAASPQLRPLLASVCGTLGCVLPPWREPSAFALLSRDVIAPPDRPGVLRVQASFRNDARWPQPWPTLSLRLSDVDGRTLGARRFLPADYLPAGGARTDLIAPGQASQIAFDIAEPAPGVVGFDFRFE comes from the coding sequence ATGAGCCGCACGCCCAGCTTCGCCGCCTCCGCCGCCCGCGCGCCGTCGCGCCGTCGCGGCGAAGGTTTCGCCGCCGCCGCGCTCGCGCTGGCGCTGCTGGCGCAGCTGGGCTGGCTGCAACACGACCGGCTGGCCGCCAGCCCGCAGCTGCGGCCGCTGCTTGCTTCCGTTTGCGGCACGCTCGGCTGCGTCCTGCCGCCCTGGCGCGAACCGTCCGCGTTCGCCCTGCTCTCGCGCGACGTGATCGCGCCGCCGGATCGGCCCGGGGTGCTGCGCGTGCAGGCCAGCTTCCGCAACGACGCGCGCTGGCCGCAGCCGTGGCCGACGCTCTCGCTGCGCCTGAGCGACGTCGACGGCCGCACGCTCGGCGCGCGCCGCTTCCTGCCTGCGGACTACCTGCCCGCCGGCGGTGCGCGCACCGACCTGATCGCGCCCGGCCAGGCCAGCCAGATCGCCTTCGACATCGCCGAACCCGCGCCCGGCGTGGTCGGCTTCGACTTCCGCTTCGAGTGA
- the fis gene encoding DNA-binding transcriptional regulator Fis gives MNSSNHRQDAATRAPLREHVADSVRRYLRDLDGCDTDDLYSIALRELEIPLFAEVLKHCDGNQSRAAAMLGIHRATLRKKLRDYSMA, from the coding sequence TTGAATTCTTCCAACCACCGCCAGGACGCCGCCACCCGCGCGCCGCTGCGCGAGCATGTCGCCGATTCGGTGCGCCGCTATCTGCGCGACCTGGACGGCTGCGACACCGACGACCTGTACAGCATCGCCCTGCGCGAACTGGAAATCCCGCTGTTCGCCGAAGTGCTGAAACACTGCGACGGCAACCAGAGCCGCGCCGCCGCGATGCTCGGCATCCACCGCGCCACCCTGCGCAAGAAGCTGCGCGACTATTCGATGGCCTGA